GCATCATGCGAAGATCGCCTCCATCGAACGCCTCATCCCGTCCATGCGCCATGATCCAGATCGTGCCTCGCGTCTCCCCCGACACCCACGGCAACAAAAGGCCGTCGGTCACCGTAGGCGCTTCGATCCCCATCAGATCGAAGAACCGCTGTGTCACGCGAAACAGCTGCGGCCGTCCCCGCTCAAGACACATCCCGCAGGCGCTGGGACTCCGTGGCAACGTCGCATTTAAGAAGCCTGCATACTCCCCCGCCGTCGCAACCCACTCGTAGAACTCCGCATCGTTCTTGTTCTCCCGCTCAATGCTGATCCCCGAGCTGTCGGCGCCGCACAACTCCACCGCCGCATTCACCAGCTCCTGCAGAATCGTGTCCGGGTTCTCTACAAAAGCATGTCCCAGCCGGCTCATGCCCTCCATCTGCATCGCAACATTGCGCTCATGCAACAGTCTTCTCGCGAACGAAGCGTCCTCGAAGAGGTCGACTACCTCCAAACCGGTGTCCACTGCCATCGAAGTAAGCGCGCTCATCTCAAAACCTTCCTTGAATCTGGCTAAACGATACTGACCCATCTGCTTGCGTGCCAAGTCGTCTGACCGTAGCCACATCGTGCTTCTCAAACCTGAAGCATCAATCATACTGTTCGGGGAGGTAATGCAGATACTACTCCACAACCCACCCAAAAAACCTCAAAAAAACTGTCTCAACATGGCGCATTTTTCAGAGCCAAAAAACACGCGGCGAAATCACCACATCAGCCACGCATCTCACCACAACTACACCACCCAAACACCACCTCCAAAACACACTTTTTCCCAAAACACCCCTCAAAAACGCCCATAAAGGCGAAGTTCTCCCCCAGCCCACCACGCCAGATTTTTTCCTGAAAAGATCTACCGCCGAACCGCCTCGATCGATACCGGAACCTGCTCCACAATCTCGATCTCGAACCCCTGCAACGCCGGCACATGCGTTGGCGTATTAGTCAGCAGCCGAATCTTATGAATCCCCAGGTCCGAAAGAATCTGGCCGCCCAACCCCACCTGCCGCAGCGTTCGATGCGCCCTGTCGTCGCTTCCCTCCCGAGCCCGCTGCTCCCGATGCAGCACAATCCGCGCCGGCGTAACTCCCCTGTCTGCTCCCCTGTCCACGCCAAAACCCGTGCTGCCATTGTGCAGATACACCAGCGCCCCCCTGCCTGCCTGCGCAATCATCTTCAGCGACTGCTCCACCACCGCCCTGCAATCGCACAACGTCGTAGAGAAAACATCCCCCGCCAGGCAGTGCGTATGCACCCGCACCGGCACCGGTTCCTTGCCGCTCACATCGCCAAACACCAGCGCAATATGCGACTCCCCACCATCCACCTCGCTCTCATAGGCGATCATGCGAAACTCTCCATGCGCCGTAGGCATCAACGACTCCGCGACGCGATGGATGTACCGTTCATTTTGTAACCGGTAACGGATCAAATCCGCCACCGTCACCATCAGCAGCCCATGCTCCGCGCAGAACTTCACCAGGTCCGGCACCCGCGCCATCGTGCCATCGTCATTCATAATCTCGCAGATCACACCAGCCGTAACTAGCCCAGCCATCCGCGCCAGATCCACCGAAGCCTCTGTCTGCCCGGCCCTCACCAGCACGCCACCCTTGCGCGCCCGCAACGGAAACACATGCCCCGGCCGCGCCAGATCATGCGCTGTCGATCGCGGATCGATCGCCACCTTGATCGTATGCGCTCTGTCCGCCGCAGATATCCCCGTCGTCACACCCTCCCGCGCCTCGATGCTCTCCGTGAACGCAGTCCCAAACCGCGACGTGTTCTCCTGCGTCATCGGCCCCAGCCGCAGGTAATCCGCACGCTCCTCAGTGAGCGTCAGGCAGATCAAACCCCGGCCATACTTCGCCATAAAGTTGATCGCCTCCGGCGTGACAAACTCCGCAGCCAGCGTCAGGTCGCCCTCGTTCTCGCGGTCCTCGTCATCCACGACGACCACCATCCGGGCCGCCTTGATCTCGGCT
The nucleotide sequence above comes from Tunturibacter empetritectus. Encoded proteins:
- a CDS encoding GAF domain-containing protein yields the protein MSALTSMAVDTGLEVVDLFEDASFARRLLHERNVAMQMEGMSRLGHAFVENPDTILQELVNAAVELCGADSSGISIERENKNDAEFYEWVATAGEYAGFLNATLPRSPSACGMCLERGRPQLFRVTQRFFDLMGIEAPTVTDGLLLPWVSGETRGTIWIMAHGRDEAFDGGDLRMMQMLADFAAMGVRQQRQQKLLMEQAVHAAAAGMANELAHRINNPLQSITNIVYLAGAGEDPKDAKTLAEELAEPIQRLSVLAARLLSLPRAANRPK
- the ribB gene encoding 3,4-dihydroxy-2-butanone-4-phosphate synthase; its protein translation is MFADVTEAVAEIKAARMVVVVDDEDRENEGDLTLAAEFVTPEAINFMAKYGRGLICLTLTEERADYLRLGPMTQENTSRFGTAFTESIEAREGVTTGISAADRAHTIKVAIDPRSTAHDLARPGHVFPLRARKGGVLVRAGQTEASVDLARMAGLVTAGVICEIMNDDGTMARVPDLVKFCAEHGLLMVTVADLIRYRLQNERYIHRVAESLMPTAHGEFRMIAYESEVDGGESHIALVFGDVSGKEPVPVRVHTHCLAGDVFSTTLCDCRAVVEQSLKMIAQAGRGALVYLHNGSTGFGVDRGADRGVTPARIVLHREQRAREGSDDRAHRTLRQVGLGGQILSDLGIHKIRLLTNTPTHVPALQGFEIEIVEQVPVSIEAVRR